The genomic segment tgggtggggagggagagaacccaTACACTGCACTATATCCAGGAGGAAGATTAGAAAACAGACTTTGGCTTAGTCAGTATGCACTCTGTTCTAGAACCataacagtaaaatacatttgcaagaccAAAAAGGCAGATTGACTTACTGGATAATGACTAGAGTTGCCATTGTACGAGGCTTCGAAAACACTCTCAGTCATGCCAGTCCTTTCCCACTGGGGACACCGGTTTGCTATATAATAAGATTGTGGCTGCAATGCACCCGACATATGGCTTTCTGGTATACTTCTGTGCCTTTTAAGCTTTGAAAAAGACAGATCATCACTTGCTGCCCTTTTACGTCTGCTTGACACTGGTGAATTGATCAGAGCATTTACAGTTTCTGATACTTGCGTTTCTTGGCTAATTGCGTTTAGGATTCTTCGCCTGGGCAAAAACATCGGATGTGGATCCCCTAAAACTAGTTTCCTGTACACGGTTTTAAGTTCTGAACTGGTTTTAGCAGGACTTTTCACTATAGGAAatgtggaaaaagaatgccttctTCTTATGGTGCCTTGAATCTCTTTGGGCCACATAATCAGCCCTACATGGTTAGAAGTCTGTGCTGGTGACTTTATCTCACAATTCTCCAGCTTCCTTTGATTCAGCAACGCCGCAGACAACAGTTTTGATGGCGATTCACCAACTTGATAGCTTTCTCTTGGACCCAATAATGAAGAACATGGAAGTACACATCTGGTAAACCATGCGTCACTTTTACGCAAACATTCTGGCCTTGATGCGATGCCGCTCTCATTACAGATTTCGTTAGTAAAAGTCTGGTCTGTGGGAAGGGTATGTGACAAAAAAGAAGCTTGCAGTAGATTCGGCTTTGCAACTTGAAGACTTTGTTCTGTGTAAGGATCTCTGGAGCACAAGCTCCTCTGCCCACGTTCAGCAATACCGGAATTGTTCAAATCGCTTGTATCTTCAGGTCTCCAAGGCATGTGGGAATTTGCCTCATAATTAACAGTGCAACACGCTTTCTCTTTCTtagaaattgggcccagcagcgACTTTGAAAGCCTGGATGTGGGAATCTCTCTTTTTACTCTGGTAAGATCTGTCTTGTGCTTGTTAGCGTACCAAACATTGCGTCTGTAGTATTGAAGTACATTAACGGCTGCCCATTTTTTGCTTTGGATTTCCATCAGTCTGCTGAAAAATTGTATCATATTCGGATAAAAGTCAGCAAGAGTGACATCCCCGAATTCAGAGAAATTAGAGTCGTTACAGTCCACAGATTCTGGCTTATCTGTTTCACTGTCCTCCCCTTCCGTAAAACAAAGTGTCTGCTTACATGCTCCTGCTGTACTATCCGACGCCAACTGTCTATTGTGTCTACCAATAAATCTTTTCAGTTGTGTGGCAATGGAGACTTTTAGAGGAGAAGCAAAAGAACGGGAAGCATTGGTACTTTTATGTTCAAGATATCCAAGAGAAATATCTTCTCTGTTACCTGGAAAATGAAAATTTATAACGTTATCAATTACATTTTAAAGATCTAAAAAAAGTCAATAATTGTTCAGCtttaacactgtgtatttattctgcagttgttttTGTAACTGGATTGGACAAGTCCCATgacctgcattattttcagctctgtgacCTCCTAGTTCCAGACATACCTTCGGTGAAGTTACCGCTGtggaagcaggagatttaaatggccatgattccagcttcctattggcctgcgattTGAACGGACATTTAATTTCCCTGGAGGCTTTATACCAGTAATTTGCACCAGCATATAGTAagattcagctccggggaactccccaaaactaataaaaaccagcCGGGTTTGCCGCGAGATCTTTGATAGATGTACAATGTTCTGTTACGTATGCTGTAGAATAGGGGCCAGTGAATATATTCTGTCATGATGTAACAATGTGACAAAACATTGACATAATGCTAACTCAGATCACACAAGCTTTCCATCTGCAATGACACACCCTCTGTGAAGTGAAGTAATGCACCATTAtaacagtgacgtcacttccattcacataaatgaaagttaatgcaccattgattgtacagtacagcacattgcTTCTCACCATAAAAGAGACCGCAGTTCCTAAACAACCAACTGGACAAGACAGATATCAGATTTTTCAGTGAATGGTTTCCAAATCAACCAATTTTGTCTACAAGGTCCTTGAGCAATCTACCAAACAttactatacagatgcagccttgGTCGTATCAGGTAGAATAAACCCACTGAAAGCAGCCATGGTTTTTACGGTTCGTTCCCCGAGCCGCAGCGTTTTGCTTTTCTTCACACAGCTCTGGCGATAGTaatactggctacatctgtatccaatACAAAGGCAGAgaatggcgggggaggggggcattttttattaccgtgtttatttttcattggcgaaacttttacagaaaaatatttttctcctgtgcgttcaacctacaaaaaaaagaaaagaaaaagataatagaTCACGTCCtaactaaggcctcgtccaggctcttcgcttgcgtgctgaggcgcagggaaagcgttgtctttccctggccttgcggttgcttgccctgcgctccgtcagggggcgggccagttccgtcacggagctggtccgccctcattgggcgtaccgctcacgtgaccggcaagcgcttgatttttttggatttttaaaattGGGTAAGACCTAcggttccgcgcgcttgcggaagcgtaagcgagcccctactgaagccgctctaattgcgactgtaggggctcagtgctgaacgggagcgcgcgtcagcatgcttcagcaagcaagtgcttaccatggacgaggcctaaaggtGTAATTAGCAGTGACATCTACAAGTCATACTCTACATTTTACTTGCCAATTTCCTATCAAATGGCAGAAAAGCCAATTGGCTACAGATCATAGAATTTACTTAGTAAaaagtcatttatttataaagagatAATATTTAGCAGCGCAGTACAACGGGCTGTGAAAGACCATAACAATAAAATGACATTAACAGACAATAAGCAAGGAGGGCCTTGCTCAAAGGATACAGTCCAAAACGTGAGGGCGTGCAAGTTACAGTGGGGAAGAAAAAAAGgaagggtgtgtgccgagcatgcgcgttctaagtgaaacttctttgtgttttgtcactgacattgtattttgattgttatgattttgattgaattaaagacttgagtataattttttttcctgAAGAAATTTCCATAATACCAGTTGGAAAAGATGatacaattgacttatgataactaaagtaagatatacaggtaaaccccgttatagcgcgacccgttataacgcggttttcacgtggctcccgtttaaaaataaataaatatataaatctaaaattttttttacatgtttttttgcacactgcacgcttcacactgcacacactgcacacacactctcactgcacacacacacactctcactgcacacacacactcactgcacacacactctcactgcaccactgcacacactcacaggacactacatactcacaggacactgcacacactgactgcacactgcacacacactgcacacactcacaggacactgcacacactcacaggacactgcacactgcacacactcacaggacactgcacacactcacaggacactgcacacactcacaggatactgcacactgcacacacattcacaggacactgcacacacactcacaggacactgcacagcacacacactcacaggacactgcacagcacacacactgacaggacactgcacagtacacacactcacaggacactgcacagcacacacactcacaggacacacacactctctccctctcccccccccccccccacacacacaggatagaatgtctgtggtgtagagcaggagaagctatcaggaacacagacacacagacacacagctctcttcctagacagggcaggctcccctggcgtccctgaaaagtttgcgagtgagagcaggagaagctgctgtgcgggtgatcagtggacatgtgagtaaaattgccatggagagaaggctgcagccctgagcctcgcactctccaagcactgcctgcagctctctgactgctggggaggagggaggagtagcacagtgcagcacagtgcgatgatgcgatcccagctctcccccctctgtagacacggaaccccgggcgcggcggccatttttaaatttgtttaattaattaattaatttaattagcgcgaccccgtttgtagcgcggtcggatcgggtggtccccgaggaccgcgctataacggggtttacctgtatacataatttggattttaaagtatctaaatgccgatACTTTCAAAattctttcattcaatcaaaatcataaaaatcaaaatacaaatcagtgacaaaacaaagaagtttcacttcgaacgcgcgtgatcggcacacactttttttttaaaactcactTCTATATTTTGCTTTCATTCAGGATTACCCATGTTGTCCTTagttacagtatgtgatacatttgtattttatttattattcatccTCATGCTTGTGTTGCTGGTTCTTTTCATTCATAAATTTTCAACACACAtactaagttttttttttcaattatcctTAGACCAGAAGTGTTTGTTTATTTAGACAGTtgcatacattgtattgtattgtattgtattgtatgtctttatttatatagcgccattagtgtacatagcgcttcacagtagtaatacatgtggtaatcaaataaataacagataatataaataacagatcatgggaataagtgctttagacataaaagtaacatttcggaagaggagtccctgccctgaggagcttacattctaattggtaggtagggagaacgtacacagacagtaggagggagttctggtaagtgcgtctgcagggggccaatctttatgtatcctgtgttcagaatatccacagtgctattcatatgcttctttaagtaagtgtgtcttaaggtgggtcttaaaggtggatagagagggtgctagtcgggtactgaggggaagggcattccagaggtgtggggcagtcagtgaaaaaggtttaaggcgggagagggctttagatacaaagggggtagaaagtagacatccttgagcagaacgcaagagtcgggatggtgcatagcgagaaattagggctgagatgtaaggaggagcagaaaagtgtaaagctttaaaagtgaggagaagaatggagtgtgagatgcgggatttgatcggaagccaggagagggatttcatgaggggagatgctgagacagatctaggaaagagtagagtgattctggcagcagcatttaggatagattgtaggggagacaggtgagaggcaggaaggccagacagcaggaggttacagtaatcaagacgggagagaatgagggcctgagtcagagttttagcagtcgaacaacagaggaaagggcgtatcttagttatattgcggaggaaaaagcgacaagttttagaaatgttttgaatgtgaggggcgaatgtgagagaggagtcgagtgtgacccctaggcagcgtgcttgggctactgggtgaatgattgtagttccaacagtaatgtggaaggaggtagtagggccaggtttgggaggaagtatgaggagctctgttttagccatgttgagtttaaggcgtcggagggccatccaggatgatatagcagagagacattcagaaactttggtttgtacagcaggtgtaaggtcaggtgttgaaaagtatatttgtgtgtcgtcggcaaagaggtgataattaaacccaaaagatgttattaggtcacctatagagagtgtgtacagagaaaagagaagaggtcccaggacagagccctggggtacccccaaagagagatcaaaagaggaggaggaggtgttagcagaagagacactaaaagtacgatgggagaggtaggatgagatccatgatagagctttgttccgaatacctagagtatggagaatgtggaggagaagagggtggtccacggtgtcaaatgctgcagagaggtcgagtaatatgagcagagtgtaatgacctctgtctttggcagcatggaggtcgtcagttattttggtgagggctgtttcggtggagtgagcagtgcggaagccagattgtagagggtctaggagagaataggtgttgagaaaatggagcaagcgagagaatacaagacgttcaagtagtttagaggcaaaaggcaggagggagacaggtcgatagttagaaagacaggtagggtcaagcttgctgtttttgagtaatggtatgactgttgcatgtttgaaggaggatggaaaggttccagagcagagggaggagttaaaaatgtgtgtaagcgtagggattatagtaggagctagaggttttaggagatgggagggaatggggtcaagagggcaagtggtagagggagaagaggagatcaacagcgacacatcctcctctgagacagtggaaaaagactcaaggaaggcaggaggagagttaggaagaggtgtaggatggggggaagaaacagaggggatgttctgccgtatggattccaccttttccttaaaatagtcagcaaagtcctgagcggagatggaagaaggagaggcagctgagggtggtttgagtagagtatcaaagacagagaacagtcggcgtgggttagacttgtgcatgttgattagtgcagaaaagtaggcttgtttagcttgcgagagggcagagttgaaacaggatagcataaatttgtagtgaaggaagtctgcgagagtgtgagacttcctccagaggcgttcagaggaacgagtggaggaacgcagcatgcgcgtgtgggaatttagccagggtctagggttagaagggcgagggcggcagagagaaagcggggcatgtagatcaagagacgaggacaagacagagttgtactttctttcatacatacaatgaatttAACAGATGGGTGTGTAATATCAATTGTTACTTCTTTATAAGCTCATGTTCTGCTCATTTAGAGGGCTATTGAATCACCTTTGATGAAGCGAGAATTTACCTCACAAAATGTGCCAGGTGTGCCATAAATAGTGGGAACACCATAGCAACGTTTCCCAACATCCAGCACATGTGCAAGCAGCTCTGGctgtttctgcacatgcgtgaaaaTGGGAAACCTCTTCTATGCATGCGTGAGGGTGGACGGCCGTTTACACGCATGCACAAGCGGCTCTGGTCGTTTCTGCGAATGCGGTGCTGGCCTCTGTTAGTtgtttctgcgcatgcacgataatGGAAAAGTTCTTCAGCACATGCGCGAATGCCATCAGGCGTTTGTACGCATGTGGATGCAACTtttgccgcttctgcgcatgcactctGACTGCTCCTGCACAAGCGGTTCTGATGTCACCTGCGCATGCGGCGACCACTTCTGTGTATGCGCGGTGCAGCACCAGCAAattacgtcacttccgttacacatTTTCGCCTCCGTGAAGGAGATTTTGTCCTATGAGAATTTACTAGGTGCCAttaaagtttcacttcaaaagatgGGTGTGGTTGTAAAGACTACTATGaatctagcacaggggtgggcaactccagtcctcaagggccaccaacaggtctggtattAATGATattcctgcgtcagcacaggtggctcagtcaaaaactgccacctgcgctgaagcagggatatccttaataccggacctgttggtggcccatgaggattggagttgcccacccctgagctaaTGTGTGTTGCAGTAGAGGCAGGAATAAGCAGAGTAACATAACAGGAGGATGTTGAAAACCATTCTTCGAAGGAAGGCGTTTTTCAGACACCTTATGTGAAGGGTAAGGCAAATTTGATGTTCCAGGGTAGGTAGAAAATGTTTGGACCCGGCAGAGGTTTTGGATGCAAGTTGAGGAATAGGAGACTAAAAAGTGAGATATCatggaaaatgtgtgtgtggaagagTTGTTTGGAGAGAACTTGCAATGTGTACAGAGCAGTGGTTCTAAAATGTAAGATTCAAAAATATATACTTACGGCCAATGTTTTAGGAATTGCTCTTTCATTGAAGTGAACAATAATATCTACATCTGCAACATATTTTTTCCCAAGCTTCAGATCTGAAAAATGCACTAAAGGAGCATGAtcctgttaaaaaaatatatatatatatatatatatatatatatatatatatatatatatatatatatatcactatatatagtaTAGAATAGATCATGAagcatatttatataatttttaaaaaaaaagggaagaaggGGAGGATTCAGCACCCACCTTCCGATTTCATTTTGGACAGACCATACTGTGCAGTGATATTTTGTGGATACCTCCCACGGGAAAATAGACCTTTAACTTGATCCAAAAAGTATGGGGTGTCACATAAATGGAATGATTTACTTAAATCTGCAGTTCaggctgccgtttttttttaatgtatttattttttcatttaatatgtgcatcaataaaatctgcacactgacaagtgattagctaagctgcagatcgattgtTTCTCCTGTAATTAATCGCTGAAGATTTGGTTTTGGGGGTTCTTTACATCACCATTAGGGCAGCAGAAGAttccccaagatgcaaagttctgtgggaaagatcatgtgaccaggcagccactagatacaattggtgtactgctagagagggcaaaaggggtatgccagagcgtttcagaagaggaagtgtgtgtgactttgtaaatggttgctatagaaacaaaaatgcttgttacattataatacattaaaaatgtctttaaaaaattgttaaaaaaaaaaaagggctacaagtattttctcattgtacagaactgatttattaaaacaaacatacacgtaggatattgcttgaactgcagctttaaacccgtcccctgagctaaaATCTCACTTCTTTGTATTAACTAATTGCAACAACAAAATTGAAACAGAAAAAAAGCCCGTCTCTCAAAAACGAATTttaaataaatggttacattGCGCAAACGTGGGAAATTCTGGTGGTCAGTTTGCCTCCAAACTGAAGATGGACTTCCTGTTTTTGTAAGCAACACATTCCACATCGGACAAAATAGCCACCATCCCTGGTTCAAATCCAAGCCTAAGGCTGGGtccatagaaggggaagcagggctggaccgcgctgacgctgaggctcgcctgctgaaatctgcgcgatttcatgcccatgcaggcgagccagcgggcgcgatcggaggcggggggagactgagggaggcggggcagtgacgtcgctgggccaatcgcccgcgacgcaccaatgtcaacgtcacggcgccgtgacattgacgctgctccgcgctgattggttgttttcagccgacagcgctctgaaaaacagcttggctgtcggctgaaaaatccagcgcctcagcatgcctgcggacgctcgcgtgagccccctctcaaggcatcctcattgaggatgcaggggctcagcgcggagcgtataTATAAGAAAATAGATCAGGCAATTAAGTCACCAGCAAAACAATGTAATAAGTTAATAATGAATTTCACTGTATCCAATGAGGGAGCAGCAACAACTGAACCCTTTTAGGCACGCTAGATCGTGCGGGTAATCGCTGAGAGAGTTGTGCATCTTCATCTGCACATGAAAAAGAGATGCAGGGGTTTGTAAATCTCTGTACACTCAATTATCTCTGAAAAATTCTAGTTGTTggtttattaaaaaatgtatgacAGTCATTGAATCATTTAAAACTATGAAGGAACATTAATACATAGTGACGGAAGAGTAACAGGGtaagttctttttgtttttgtttcctgtCAATATAAATACTAATAGGGATTGGTTCATTGAACTGCTGCAATTACCTCCACACTCATTTCACTCCATGTTAGAGTGTTTTTATCATTGAAGACAGACAGATGtagtcagattgaatgattagaaGGACGCTCCCTCCCCATCAGAGGTACACACAAAAGCACCCTAAATAATGTAGTTAATGGCTGAACAATAAAGCAAAACATTCTCATGCAAACAATTTATTAAGCCTTAGGCagaggccaggcagggagcgggcgctcatgcgcggtgacgtcactctcCCTGCTCGGTTGGGAGATTTGTGGCTGGCTAGATGCGCacactgggggcgcggccatgacgtcacagagctggttcgccctcattgggcaaacagcTCACGTGATGTGCGAGgaacaaattcaattttgcttgctttgGCAAGCAGGTAGGCGCCGCTCATGCACttgctcacactggccacacattgtcgcaatgtgtttcatcgcggccagcgtgagcgcccgctcagcgccaccctgaccGAGGCCTTCGTGTTGCATTCATTATCAGGAGCAAATAAATaacaggcagtccttggttatccaacagaatccgttctggaagtagcgttggataatgaaaacgttgtaaagtgagtcccatgttaatcagtggtggtgagcgttggataacgcattccggcgtagaaaaatggcccatagggttgcattgtaaagcattggatatgccattcattgtaatgtGAAACGTTGgacagcgaggactacctgtacttgtGATGGATGGGGTAGCTGtcatcacaaaactgggatgaagcccagctagctaccccataatccatgtaacttggccacctatgtaaggcttattttggccaaatgtactttaatatctgggggagaacagggaaagtataatgcactatgtatgtaaatcaaagcactttattccctgtaaatgcaagcccccagtttagtgaatcaacattgttctgtgatgtgatttgggagtcagccctgtaaagtgtaaatTGGATTAGGTGACTGTATGTGCTCATTTCTAAGATGACAGActtgtaatgtgatttgcatgtgtacatttctatagaggggactctgtgatttaatcagctgaggttcctTCAGAGAAATGTGTATTGTGACAAAGGCTGGGAACGTGGAGGTGTTAAAGACATTTGGCGAGTGGGAAAGAGTGGTCAATCAGgtctgctctgattggccagcaacccgtcccatgtaaaggatagcaacagagggctatataagaggcactgctgatcagagaatctatctgggagacattctgtgaaggagtttggatcttgactgtgaccagctggagatacgttagaggggctgctgtgtgatcagcactctgatatcctggacgagaagcggacagggcaagcctttttgaagcaggcccctgcacctagcgaggctagtctactccccaggtggtattgtatcttgctttgtgcatctttgttttgtctgctggcgtgccagaataaacctcattttactcAACAACCTTGTCCTatttggtgctagtgatcccggtgtaaaagttctggtctcctgtgacagtactTACATTAGAAGATTTCAGTTCGGAATTGCTGGTAGTATCTGGATGGCTTCCACTGTCATCTTCACCTTTAACAGAAAGAAAATATATTCTTGCAAACCAATtcatttagtattttttttttttagggacagAGTAATATTTTATCCTTCTTACCGGAGATAACGTAGCTGTCACAGCACACATTAATATTATCTTCAATCGCATGCACCTGACAAGGAGTAAAACGAAATTATCACACCTTTATTCTAAAAACAGTGAAATAATTACAGAATATGGATGTCTGGTAAATAATGTCACCCATTAAAACAAATTTCAGGTATCAGCATTGCATCTTCGTTCGACTTTTTGATAACTCCTATGAACAGCCAGCTGATAAATGCTGGTTAAACCATACTCAAGTTAAAATGATGGAATTGTGAGGCGAGAGAATTTGAGGCCACGCTGGTGAACTGGGAATCTATATTCAGCTACTGTATAAACATGCTTCATAGATAAAATCAATAATCTACTCTACACTCTGTTTTGCCAACACAAAAGGCAAATCACACCTGGCAAGGGGGTCACCCCCTTTATCATTGGAACATGTGAATAACAATCAATAAACCCcacgtattaaaaaaaaaaaatctaaatgtaaTATCCTCATTACCCgttatagagctggcctagcccgcatgggtggctacagctattgaccggggggtgcggccccccccccccagctaggctgttggtcgcgtgcacgatcagggaaggcagttggggcggttagtttttaaatagagccaaggaacaagcaactgtcacttgttccttggcgttcaacagtttcacacactctcctctcttctcctgcgTTTAGTAGGTTAAAATTGGTTTGATTTGGGCCCCCCTCCCGGGGTGAGggattttcccttccctcctcgtggtgagggaccctccgcctccccccgtgtgtttttgccggttttgccagtgcccggggggggggggggggggggaattgcaattaaggctgttgttttttgtcctgcgtgggacctcccttccttcctcgtggtgagggaccctccgcccccaccccccatgtgtttttgccggttttgccggtgctcggggggaggttggggattgcGAGTAGGGATAGGTTTTTGTCCTGCCTTTCGTTATCGCGCTGTTTTATTGGTAGCagcggcggggggaggagggagaaggatgaGGAGAGTGACTCCTACCTGGGGCTGATGCGTGTAGGAAGGCGCATCGGCGTGGAGGAGGTTTTTGCTTGGCGCCGTTTGCGAGCCCTGTTCCTGTCCTCCTATTGTGGCCGCttgtgtggctgggggggggaagagaggctcgcCCAGCCCACGCTTAGCCGTGCGGTTGGGCTAATGGCAAGGGAGGTCTTTGCATACACGAGTGTCATGTGGTTCCGCCTCCTGACGATGATCAGGGggtggtttttttgggggggggctgggggcaagGCTGTTATTAcgtctgggggagggggctgttcgtggtttggctggaatggtgggcttttgccccccctcctccctcctccttggggagatattggcccttttccttcccccccttttttcttccactcttttaaacaggggctgtccatttaaaaaaataataataattaaataaataattaaaaatatatattaaaaaaaaaaaaaggtttaaaaaaaaaaaaacgcctttTGAGGTTGGTCTTGGTTGTGGATAATGGAAGCCAATTCTAAGGTTTTTCGTGTCGTGGGTGAcaccatacttaaaaaaaaaaaaaagctttagagCGGTTCTAAGTCTATTCAAGTGAACTGGTTTTCGTGGAAAGATCGGCCAGGCAAGAGTTCAAGAGTAGTTTGCTGGCAGGATTTAGGTGGTGGAATTAAACCAGTGTTTGACGAGCCATTGGATAAATTCAGCGCTAGTAGCGATGTCCTTTCAGGTCAGCACCATGCAGCTTTTGGCGGAGGCGCACAACCATGAGGAAGGATGGTTTCAGAAGCAGATGTGTGCACTAGTGCTGAAAGCTGGAAGTGATCAAGGAAGTTTGGGCAGTCGTGGAAACGCGAGAGGACAGGGTGGTTCCCATGCTACCTGCGCTGAGGCGTGGCCATCATCAAGTGATGAAGGGGGT from the Ascaphus truei isolate aAscTru1 unplaced genomic scaffold, aAscTru1.hap1 HAP1_SCAFFOLD_128, whole genome shotgun sequence genome contains:
- the LOC142475580 gene encoding uncharacterized protein LOC142475580: MQGARAGRSGQAADPRPCNEVFADLSSGKLPLDPSGVLNSELDRNEKVFQAKMTMILMKYDKPFEDDLLIDIASLTYDTPNGPKIWNGCYKNIKKKPKYKNRSKKKVHAIEDNINVCCDSYVISGEDDSGSHPDTTSNSELKSSNDHAPLVHFSDLKLGKKYVADVDIIVHFNERAIPKTLAVERTGEKYFSVKVSPMKNKHGNREDISLGYLEHKSTNASRSFASPLKVSIATQLKRFIGRHNRQLASDSTAGACKQTLCFTEGEDSETDKPESVDCNDSNFSEFGDVTLADFYPNMIQFFSRLMEIQSKKWAAVNVLQYYRRNVWYANKHKTDLTRVKREIPTSRLSKSLLGPISKKEKACCTVNYEANSHMPWRPEDTSDLNNSGIAERGQRSLCSRDPYTEQSLQVAKPNLLQASFLSHTLPTDQTFTNEICNESGIASRPECLRKSDAWFTRCVLPCSSLLGPRESYQVGESPSKLLSAALLNQRKLENCEIKSPAQTSNHVGLIMWPKEIQGTIRRRHSFSTFPIVKSPAKTSSELKTVYRKLVLGDPHPMFLPRRRILNAISQETQVSETVNALINSPVSSRRKRAASDDLSFSKLKRHRSIPESHMSGALQPQSYYIANRCPQWERTGMTESVFEASYNGNSSHYPNEYPALSNRTLSLSPSASGSLAQRGYSWSPRGPNTWSSPRRVQRTNTRYGEMTAQCLVSNPGLAVVITITVWLIYGVVINVPVKHVTRAECQM